ACGTGCGATTGGATCTTTATCTTTTTTGTATAATGCATCTAATTTTTTATCAGCATACGGAAGCATAACTTCGAGCCCATAATTTTTCTCTAAAAAAGTAACAATACTACTGAAATCCTGTTCTTGTTCGAAAGTTAGTTTCTTATTATCTGTTTTTTGCATATAAGATTCAAATCGCGATAATTGACTGCTTTTTGAAACGAAATTTGCGCTTTGAGGACCAACGAGAGAAAATAATCCGGCGAGACACATACTTATAGGAATGAATTTTATTTTGGGATTCTTTTGAATTAAAAAATACGCCACAACGATAGAAAGCCAAACCGATAATAGTAAAACATAATAACGTTCATGCGTAAATCCGTAAAGATTGATTCGGTATAAAATCGCCCAAAAAAGCAATCCAAGTAACGGAATTAGCAGGAAATAAAACCAACGATTGAAAGTTCACATCCATAGATTTCCAGTTTCTGTCGCGATTGGATGTACCAGTAAAAAAGACAGAATTCCGAAGATAGCAAATACTAAAACAAGATAAGAAACCCAGCCTACAGGCAAAGAAAGTGTGACTAATATTTTGGCTTCATAACATATTAAAATCACCAAATAAAGACTTATTAAAGGTAATAATACAAATTGAGTGAAGTTTTTAAGTCCTTTTGGATAATTTAAAACCAGAGGAACTTTGTCATTATTGGTTTCCGGAACTCCGTTTAGAAAGAATAATGTATTGAAGATTCCTCCAATAATATAAAAGATATGCTGGTAAATATTATTGTAAAAATCTACGTTGAACAATTTGTCAACTGCAAGTATTGCCAATGCCAAACCACTATATAATACAATACTGTACAAAATGGCTGTTAAAATTCGGAGGAAAAGTCGTTTATTGAATTCCCAAAATTCATTCTGATTGTAAGCTTTTGGTAAAAAACCGGCGAATGAAACCAGTAAATGTAAAGCAATATTAAGTACTAAAAATTGTTGTACTTCTACCTGAGTAATATTTTTATGAAAGTTAAAAACGAAGAGTGCAATTAAACTACCAAGTACTAAACTCGCTATAAAGCGAATAAGATTATTCCTTTTTGAAGCTATGAAAAATAAGCTAACAGATAGAAATAAAACCAAACATAAAGAACAACTCATAAAGGCTTTTTGATAGAGTTCTTTATTAGGATTATTGTGTTTTATTTCACTTAGAATAATGGCTAAAATAGTTCCGGAAATAGCGGTTATAATTTCTAACGGAAATCTAAGAATTGTTTTTAGTGTTGCATTTAGAACGTTTTGAAACGAAGGAAGTCTACTCATTTTGGTCAGTTATTTTGTATAAAGTAAAGTGAATTGTAAGAGATATCCAAATAAAAATAATAGTGATAAAATTCTGCTAAACTGTAGTGGTATAAAATAAAAGAGGCTGTCTAATTTATTTAGACAGCCTCTTTATGTATGTAAATGTTTCAGATTGAATTACAATCCAAATTCAGCTTTTACTTTGTCTACGAAATCAAGTTTTTCCCAAGTAAATAACTCAACAGTAACAGTTTTTACATGTCCTCCCGGAGCAGAAAAAGTTTTAGTTACAACTTCTGGTTTACGTCCCATGTGTCCGTAAGCAGCAGTTTCGCTGTAGATTGGGTTTCTTAATTTCAAACGTTGCTCGATAAAGTAAGGACGCATATCAAAGATAGCTTCTACTTTTTTAGCGATTTCACCGTTAGTTAAGTTTACTTTAGAAGTTCCGTAAGTTTCAATGAAGATTCCCATTGGCTCAGCAACTCCAATTGCGTAAGAAACCTGTACTAAGATTTCGTCAGCAACACCTGCAGCAACTAAGTTTTTAGCGATATGACGTGTAGCATAAGCAGCACTTCTATCTACTTTACTTGGATCTTTTCCAGAGAATGCACCACCACCGTGAGCACCTTTTCCACCGTAAGTATCAACAATGATTTTTCTTCCTGTTAAACCAGTATCTCCGTGAGGTCCTCCAATAACGAATTTTCCTGTTGGATTAATGTGATAGTTGATTTTATCATTGAATAAATGCGCGTGCTCTGGGTTTTTAGCAATGATTCTTGGAATCAAGATTTCGATAATATCTTTTTTGATTTTAGCCAACATTGTAGCTTCTTCATCAAAATCATCGTGTTGAGTCGAGATTACAATCGCATCAATACGAGTTGGTTTGTTATCATCGCTATATTCTAAAGTTACCTGCGATTTTGCATCAGGACGTAAATAAGTGATTTCACTATTCTCACGTCTTAAAATTGCAAGTTCTTGTAATAATTTATGAGATAAATCAAGTGCCAATGGCATGTAGTTTTCAGTTTCGTTAGTTGCGTAACCAAACATCATTCCTTGGTCTCCAGCACCTTGCTCTTCTGGCTTAGCTCTGTCAACACCTTGATTAATATCAGCAGATTGTTCGTGAATTGCCGAAAGAATTCCACAAGAATTTGCCTCAAACATATATTCGCTTTTAGTATATCCAATTTTACGGATTACTTCGCGAGCAATTTGCTGCACATCAAGATAGGTATTCGATTTTACTTCACCTGCTAAAATTACCTGACCTGTAGTAACCAGAGTCTCACAAGCTACTTTTGAATCAGCGTCAAATGCCAAAAAGTTATCAATTAATGCATCCGAAATTTGATCTGCAACTTTGTCTGGATGCCCTTCACTAACAGATTCTGACGTAAATAAATAAGCCATAATAATTTATTAAATTAAAATTAAGTGTGAGGAAAAAAAATTGCTTAAAAAGGGCTAAAGGAGAATTTCTGCTTTAGCATTTTTTACTACTGAAATCAATCTTTCAGTATTCATAACGAACCGTTTCATTATGAAGAGGTTGCAATCAGTTCAAATTTTTCCTCTGTATTCGGGTGCAAAGGTATAAAACCATTTTGATTTGCAAATTAAACTTCTGTTTTTTTTGTTTTTATAAGCAGAAATTTAACATAACATACTATTTTGATAGGGTAATAGAAATTATTTCTGTTTTTGTTTGGTCGATTAAAAAATAGTTTGCAAATTTGCCCCATCAAATTAATCCAACAAATGAAATTAACAATGTGCAATTTGTCTTGTAAGATGCCGGAGCCTTCCGCAGAGACACTGTTGTAGTTTTTTTTCAAAAAAATATACATAAGACCTCTGCTAAACAGCAGGGGTTTTTTTATTTCAAAAAAGAACCAAATTGTAAATCATTTTTAACCCAAAGTAATAATAAATACCAAAAAGAAGTAATGAAAAAAAATCTAGTAATAGCTTTAGGTCTTTTGACATTTTCAGGCATTTATGCACAGGAAAATAAAAAAGAACAAGACAGCTTAAAGAATAATGAATTGTCTGAAGTGACAATAGTTGGGTCAAGAAGTAAAAATAGAGTAAAAACAGATGTGCCGGTTCCGGTTGATGTTTTTAATATTTCTGAAATCACCAAAGGCTCGCCACAAACCAGTGTGACTCAGATTTTAAATTATGTTGCGCCATCGTTTACCAGTAATGCAACTTCTACCGCAGACGCAACAGATCACGTAGATCCGGCGCAATTAAGAGGTTTGGGGCCAGATCAGGTTTTGATTTTGGTAAATGGTAAACGCAGACATACAAGTGCGTTAGTAAATATTAATGGTTCTCCGGGAAGAGGTTCTGTTGGAACAGATTTAAATGCAATCCCATCATTTGCGATCGAAAGAATCGAAGTTTTGCGTGATGGAGCAGCTGCACAATACGGTTCAGATGCAATTGCGGGAGTTATTAATATTGTATTGAAAAAGAATGCCAATTTTATTTCGGGAGGTATTCAATATGGAACTAATTTATCTTCGGGATCTAATAATTTTAAAGGTGGAGCCGATGGTCAAACGCTTCAGGCAGATTTGAATTACGGAACTTCTTTGGGTAAAGCAGGAAGTTTCCTGAATGTTACTGCCAGTGCCGTGACCAGACAAGCCACAAGCAGAGCAGGAATTAGAAGTAATCCAATTTTTAATGGTTACAATGCTGTCGAAAACAGAGCCGCTCAGGATGGAGTTCAAATAAATTCTTTGTTCAGTAATATTAATAACACAGCAAATTCGGCACAAATTCTTAGTTCGTTAAAGCAATATGCGCCACAAGTAAGTTATTTTACACCGGCACAACAAACTGCAATTTCTTCGGCTACGACTATTGCTCAAATGCAGACAGCTTTGAATTTTGATGCAACCAATAATGAATTAGCGTACAGAGGTCAGCAAAGAAGTGATTATAATATGAGTGTTGGTCAGTCAGAATTGGCTTCGGGACAAGCTTATTATAATGCAAAATATCCGCTAAGTGATATTACATCTTTATATTCTTTTGGTGGAGTATCTTATAGAAACGGAAAATCATATGCCTTTAACAGATTGCCAAATGGTTCCGGAACTTTCACGCAAGTGTATTCAAATGGTTTTTTACCGGAAATAGAATCTGATATCCTGGATGCTTCTGCAGCAGTTGGAGTTACAACTCAGTTATTTGGTTTTGATACGGATTTAAGTACAAACTTAGGAACGAACTCTTTTAAATATGATGTAAACAATACTATTAATGCAACTTTAGGAACGAATTCGCCAACAAGTTTTGATGCTGGTAAAGTTTCGTTTCTACAAAGTACAACCAATTTAGACTTCAGTAAAAAGTATGATGTTTTAGAAGGATTGAACGTTGCATTTGGTGGAGAATTCAGATATGAAAACTATCAAATTAAAGCTGGAGAAGAAGCTTCTTATGGATTGTATGATATAAACGGAAATTTAGTTTCGGGAATTTTGCCAAGTAATTCACCATTAATTGTTACAGACTTTTTTGGAAACAAACGTGGAGCAGGAGCGCAGGGATTCTCAGGATTTCAACCATCTGATGCTAAAGAAAAAGATAGAAAAAGTGGTGCAGCTTATATTGATTTAGAATTAAATGCTACAGAAAAATGGCTTTTAAACGGAGCTGCACGTTATGAGAATTATTCTGATTTTGGAAGTACAGTTACCTTTAAATTAGCTTCACTTTTGAAAATAACGGATAATATCAATTGGAGAATTTCAGGACAAACAGGTTTTAGAGCGCCATCATTACAACAAAAATATTTTGAAAGTAGTTCTACACAATTCATAAACGGTTCTCCATATCAAGTAGGATATTTTACAAATGATTCACAAGCCGCAAAAAGTATTGGAGTTGAAAATCTGAAACCTGAAAAATCTAAAAGTATCAGTACAGGATTTACATTCAAAATTCCTGAAGCAAACATTACAATTGCAACAGATGCTTATTTTACAAGAATCGACGACAGAGTTGTATTAACAGGACAATATGCAAGACCAACAACTGCGCAGATAGATGCAGCAACGTCGCCGGCACAAAAAGAAGCTTTAACATTGTTTCAACAGGCATTTGACTTAAAAGGTGTAGAAAGAGCTTCGTTCTGGACAAACGGAATCAACTCTGAAACTAAAGGTATTGATATTGTGATTTCTCAGAAATATGATGTTATTCCTGATTTCGTTATTCGAAATGATCTTGCTTTAAGTTATAACGAAACAAAAAGAGTAGGAGATTTAAATGTTCCTCAATCTATTATTGATGCAGGAGGAGAACCTTATAAATATTCATTTTTTCCGGAATCAAGCAGAATTTATTTAGAAGAAGCAATTCCAAAATTGAAAGCAAATTTAATGACGACTTTCAGTATTAAAAAACTGGACATCTATTTAAGAAACAGTTATTTTGGAAAAGTTACCGATCCTGGAGCAACAGATGTAAACTTAGACGGATCATCATCAGTTTACGAACATCCTGTTTATAGCGCAAAAATTGTAACAGATTTATCATTAGGATATCAAATCAATGAAAAATTCAGATTTACAGTTGGGTTTAATAATATAGGAGACGTTTATCCAGATAGAAATAATCCTGCAACTCCAGCATTTACGAATACAACTCCAACATTATCGCCTGCACCAAGTACAGATTTAAGCAACGCAAATCAGTTTGCTTATTCAAGAGCGGTATCACAATTTGGATTAAACGGAAGATTTGGTTTTGCAAGATTAAGTTTCAAGTTCTAAAAATATAAGATTGGCCACGGATTAAACGGATCGAACGGATTAACGCTGATTTTATAATCATTTTAATCCTTTTATCTGTGGCTAAATTTTTCAAAGAGATTTAAAAGATTTTAGAGCAATTTAATGTTAAGCTAAACAAGAAAAATAAAAAACCTGTGTAAATCAGTTTAATCCGCCAAACCCGTGGGCAAAAAAAATTAAAGAAGAATGCCAGTCTTTATAAGGTTTCTGAAAATTTTAATGTTAAATATCAATTTTTGATTTGGTAGTTCTAAAAATAGTTTCTATATTTACTCTATCAAATTAGTCGAGTTTAAAAAAGAGAATTAATTTAAATAAAATGAAAATGAAAACAATAGCGAATAATATGATTATATGTTGTGAGATGATGCAAATGTGCATCCAAAATCGCTGTTGCCAAAAGTGAAAGAGTAAATCTTTGTTATAGTTAGAACTATAAGCCCTTTTGGTAGCCATCCGAAAGGGCTTTTTTTTTTTCAACACTTTTAAAATTTCAAATTATGAGAACATTAAATTCAATTGCAGTAGAATATTTATTGAGAAACGATTCTCAAAACAACAATAATAAATCTGAAGATGTATCAAGAGAAGTTACAAGACTAAATGTAGAACAAGACATAAAAAGTCAAAAATCATTATTGCTTCTGATGTATAGTCTTGAAGAAGAAGGAGAAGATTTTTTTATACAATAAGTCAATTTCAAAGAAACAATTTCAATAACAATATATAATAGTATTAACAATACCTAAAAAACTAAGATCATGAGCACACAAAAATTTGCAACAAACGCACTACACGCAGGACACGATGTTACTAAAAATGCAGGAACAAGAGCAGTGCCTATTTATCAAACATCATCATATGTATTTAATAATTCAGATCACGCTGCCAATTTATTTGGTCTTGCCGAAGCCGGATTTATCTACACTCGATTAAATAATCCAACAAACGATGTTTTAGAACAACGATTAGCAGCGCTTGAGGGCGGAATTGGAGCTGTAGTTACAGCATCTGGAGCATCGGCAATTTCGACAGCATTTTTGACCTTGCTAAAAGCGGGAGATCATATCGTGGCTTCAAATAGTTTGTATGGCGGAACTTATAATTTGCTGAATGTAACTTTACCACGATTAGGAATTACAACCACTTTTGTAGATCCGTCTAAACCGGAAAACTTCACAAAAGCGGCTAAAGAAAATACAAGAGCATTCTTTGTAGAATCTTTGGGAAATCCAAAATTAGATGTATTAGATCTGAAAGGAATTTCGGCGGAAGCCAAAAACTTCAAAGTTCCTTTTATTGTAGATAATACTGTTGCGACACCATATTTATTAAACCCAATTGAATATGGAGCAAATATCGTGATTCATTCTTTAACTAAATATATTTCAGGAAACGGAACTTCACTAGGAGGTGCTATTATTGACGCCGGAACTTTTGATTGGTCAAACGGAAAATTTCCTGAATTCACAGAGCCGTCTGCAGGATATCACGGATTAGTTTATCACGAAGCTTTAGGAAATGCAGCTTTTATAGCAAAAGCAAGAATCGAAGGATTGCGCGATTTTGGTGCAGCTTTAAGTCCGTTTAATGCTTTTCAAATTATTCAGGGATTAGAAACTTTACCAATCCGAATTAAGAAACATAGCGAAAATGCTTTGGCTTTAGCCTCTTGGTTAGAGAAACAAGATGAGGTAGTTTGGGTAAATTATCCAGGTTTAAAAAACAATAAATATTATGATCTGGCGCAGCAATATTTGCCAAAAGGACAAAGTGGAGTAATTACTTTTGGACTTAAAGGTGGTTTTGAAGCTGCAAAAAAAGTAGTTGATGAAACAAAATTGTTCTCGCTTTTGGCCAATATTGGTGATACAAAATCATTAATCATTCATCCGGCAAGTACAACACATCAACAATTGTCTGACGCTGATCAATTAGAGACAGGAGTTTCAAAAGATTTAATCCGACTTTCTGTTGGAATTGAAGATATCGAGGATTTAATAGCTGATTTGCAAACCGTTTTCGCAAGCGTGACACAATCGCAATACAGCATTAATAAAAATTAGGTTTTTTTGTTTTTTGTTTGAAAAATTGCCTTTAGTAGTGTGAGTTCTACTAGAGGTGATTTTTTATAAAAAACAAATCAATATAAAAGTTTATTCACCATATAAGTGATTTAAGTTCATTTTGTAGAGACGCACAGCAGTGCGTCTAGTTCAAAAACATGTGGCTCCTAAATCATAAACGTTGATAATATTAAATGAACTAAAATCACTTATATGGTTTAATTAACCCCAATAAATTAAAAATTATGTCAAAGCTTAAAATAAATATCATCCTTTTTGGAATTGGAAATATCGGAAGTACTTTGATTAATCAAATTATAGAAAGTCAGGAGTTTTTTCTCGAAAGTAGAAATGTAGACTTTCATTTTCCGATTATCACAAATTCAACAGTAGCTTTTTTTGAGAAAGAAGGCGTTGGATATGCATGGGAAACCAATTTTCTGGAATTGGCCGTTCCTTTTAAAGTGCAGGATATTATTGCATTTGCCAAA
This genomic window from Flavobacterium sp. 9 contains:
- a CDS encoding O-acetylhomoserine aminocarboxypropyltransferase/cysteine synthase family protein; its protein translation is MSTQKFATNALHAGHDVTKNAGTRAVPIYQTSSYVFNNSDHAANLFGLAEAGFIYTRLNNPTNDVLEQRLAALEGGIGAVVTASGASAISTAFLTLLKAGDHIVASNSLYGGTYNLLNVTLPRLGITTTFVDPSKPENFTKAAKENTRAFFVESLGNPKLDVLDLKGISAEAKNFKVPFIVDNTVATPYLLNPIEYGANIVIHSLTKYISGNGTSLGGAIIDAGTFDWSNGKFPEFTEPSAGYHGLVYHEALGNAAFIAKARIEGLRDFGAALSPFNAFQIIQGLETLPIRIKKHSENALALASWLEKQDEVVWVNYPGLKNNKYYDLAQQYLPKGQSGVITFGLKGGFEAAKKVVDETKLFSLLANIGDTKSLIIHPASTTHQQLSDADQLETGVSKDLIRLSVGIEDIEDLIADLQTVFASVTQSQYSINKN
- the metK gene encoding methionine adenosyltransferase → MAYLFTSESVSEGHPDKVADQISDALIDNFLAFDADSKVACETLVTTGQVILAGEVKSNTYLDVQQIAREVIRKIGYTKSEYMFEANSCGILSAIHEQSADINQGVDRAKPEEQGAGDQGMMFGYATNETENYMPLALDLSHKLLQELAILRRENSEITYLRPDAKSQVTLEYSDDNKPTRIDAIVISTQHDDFDEEATMLAKIKKDIIEILIPRIIAKNPEHAHLFNDKINYHINPTGKFVIGGPHGDTGLTGRKIIVDTYGGKGAHGGGAFSGKDPSKVDRSAAYATRHIAKNLVAAGVADEILVQVSYAIGVAEPMGIFIETYGTSKVNLTNGEIAKKVEAIFDMRPYFIEQRLKLRNPIYSETAAYGHMGRKPEVVTKTFSAPGGHVKTVTVELFTWEKLDFVDKVKAEFGL
- a CDS encoding TonB-dependent siderophore receptor; translated protein: MKKNLVIALGLLTFSGIYAQENKKEQDSLKNNELSEVTIVGSRSKNRVKTDVPVPVDVFNISEITKGSPQTSVTQILNYVAPSFTSNATSTADATDHVDPAQLRGLGPDQVLILVNGKRRHTSALVNINGSPGRGSVGTDLNAIPSFAIERIEVLRDGAAAQYGSDAIAGVINIVLKKNANFISGGIQYGTNLSSGSNNFKGGADGQTLQADLNYGTSLGKAGSFLNVTASAVTRQATSRAGIRSNPIFNGYNAVENRAAQDGVQINSLFSNINNTANSAQILSSLKQYAPQVSYFTPAQQTAISSATTIAQMQTALNFDATNNELAYRGQQRSDYNMSVGQSELASGQAYYNAKYPLSDITSLYSFGGVSYRNGKSYAFNRLPNGSGTFTQVYSNGFLPEIESDILDASAAVGVTTQLFGFDTDLSTNLGTNSFKYDVNNTINATLGTNSPTSFDAGKVSFLQSTTNLDFSKKYDVLEGLNVAFGGEFRYENYQIKAGEEASYGLYDINGNLVSGILPSNSPLIVTDFFGNKRGAGAQGFSGFQPSDAKEKDRKSGAAYIDLELNATEKWLLNGAARYENYSDFGSTVTFKLASLLKITDNINWRISGQTGFRAPSLQQKYFESSSTQFINGSPYQVGYFTNDSQAAKSIGVENLKPEKSKSISTGFTFKIPEANITIATDAYFTRIDDRVVLTGQYARPTTAQIDAATSPAQKEALTLFQQAFDLKGVERASFWTNGINSETKGIDIVISQKYDVIPDFVIRNDLALSYNETKRVGDLNVPQSIIDAGGEPYKYSFFPESSRIYLEEAIPKLKANLMTTFSIKKLDIYLRNSYFGKVTDPGATDVNLDGSSSVYEHPVYSAKIVTDLSLGYQINEKFRFTVGFNNIGDVYPDRNNPATPAFTNTTPTLSPAPSTDLSNANQFAYSRAVSQFGLNGRFGFARLSFKF